The nucleotide window AGAGTTAGCAGagtataatcaaataaagatgagATTGGGTATTGAATATAGCTAGAAGATTagctataaaaaaatcaaatataaagtaGCTGCACTTTGAGGAAGTACTACATGATGCCTAGAAAGAGGAGTTTAAGACTCTCAATTCTACCTCATAGGTCATGTTATCGGGATCAATATTGTCTTGCCAAATGACCTGCAGTACATCGAAAAGTGGCTTAGATAATCGTTTATTGTGTTTCTCAATGATGAATAGCTAAAGGTAACTTTACAAACTTCTTAGATGTTCTGCATGAACCATTTCACAAAATACCTGAGAATCATTGGAATTACTATGATGTCTTCGAGGGCCTGCAAGAGACAAAATTGTTTAAATTGTGATCAAAGGAGGGTTTCGACAAATATCAATGAAGAGGCAATAACAGAATCTACAATCTTTTATTTTTGAGAATAAAAAGAATCCTACAGCCTATTTAAGTGTGACAACTCATATAACTGATTCTTCTCTCTCTTTGACTCCCACTGAACAAAAGGATCGGCTAAATGATGGCAAACCATAAGTATACTAACATCAGCAAGTACACTTGTTTGTCATGAACCATGAAGCTGAAATCTAAATACTTTGATGGATTAACAAATGCACCTAACTCCATTAACTGTTCTCAAACATTTTAATGCCAACAGAGGAATCAAGAGACTTCATTACCAAAAGTGCGGCAGGGTTAGGTGAACAACAATGCACTTTCAAGGAACTTAAGCATACTCAGAAATTGCATCTTCTCACGAAATTTTAGTAGTTGTAACTAACTATTTACAATGTGTGGGACATGCCATTTGTTGTTTTAATTGTTCTGAGCTAATTAAAGGCCCAATAATACTTTAAGAAAATTCTTTTCAGATGAAATTCAAGAACATACATTCAATAGAATTGTCTTGTACTTCAGTGTTCCCGTCATCACCCCATTCTGTGCTGACAGCCAGACTCTGTTCACTGATCGTTGAAGAGTTTTCTGAAGGCCTCCTATACTCATCCACTAGTGGTTCATGATGATTTATCTCATATCCATGATTGTAGCGATAGTATGAATTATTCTCAGGTTCAGATAGTCCAAATTTGTAAAAGTTTGAATTTGAAGGATACGGACTCTCCTGCACATATAATCgaaattttaaaatgtttttcttTAGTACTAGTAATACATAAAGTTTCTAGCATCCATCTACTAATAACAAAAGAATAACAAACAAAAATTCCAGGTAAAATAATGAAACATATCCTAGTCTTTCCAATAGATCAACATTAAAAACACAAGAAAACACTATCAAATTGAAGCATTATACATATATGTGTGTCAAATTCTACAGGCACCTGAGCATGTGATGCACCggaaaaaatgaagttaacatgttCATAAGTGAGGCCTTCAAAATATTCAATAAAGCTTCCTGCTGTATTATAAGGATAGCTGATGTTATTGTAATGGACTTCCATGTGCGGGTTCCAGCTCATTTTGAATCTTTTCTGCAAACAAGATAAACTAATAACTAAGTACAATAATCAATGCAAAAAGGAATCGAAGAAcacaaaaaacaataataataataacaataataaaagcCTAAATATACAAGGATCAATACATATATCTATAAAAACTATTCTTTAATCTTCACAGATTCACAAGGTAGATTCATCAAAAAAAAGTTAACTAGTTCATCTGAATCTGGCGAAACCGTTCTTGCATTGCATCTGAATCTACAATTAATTTCATCATACAAAAATTCAAGCAACTCAATGAAAATTGAAAAACGTGTAATAAAAAGGAAGCACATAAACAACGATCGATTCAGAAAAATCAGATAAACTAGTTTATCGGAAAATGCACGGATCAAAATCGGTAGTATGAGAAACGTGATGAAGAATCATAGAGAGTGTGCGTGAGTGTGGATTTGAAATGTGAATTGGAATTGGAAGAACTGACCTAGTTAGAAGTTCATTGATTTTGGTGTGAAATGAGTGAAAATGGCGAAATGGATTTGCACTCTTGTtcgttttgtaaaaaaaaattctctctctttctctttctctctctgctTTTTGGAACTTTGGTGAGGCGGGTTTCACCAACACGCCAAGTCTTTTGGATAGAGCATCATCACCTGCATCGCACTTTTTTTTTCCCCAACTGTTGcggatttatttttcttttatttgtttttacccAAAAATAAACAGAGGGGAAAACTCTGATTGACAAGGTCAATGGTGGAGTTGATACCTGATGTTTATAAATTTATATGAATATATAATAGATTTTCTCAATACTTTTTTTCTTTCccgaatttattatatttttattatttgttataaaaatattttaaatttgcaAGTAGAATATTACATTATTCTTATAACCCCCATGATTTTATTATTTATCGATATATAATAAACAGTTGAGAAAAATGAGATCCCAATATAAGACTAAGAAATCATTTGGATTAGGTATAAGAAGTAACTAAACAGAAACTCGTCAACGAATAAAGACAATAAAGTACAAGTGGTAGTAACAGAATCACTAGTAGGAGTATCTATCACCATTCTACCATTCATATCAGATAAATTCAATTCCAACTTAGTAGCACATTCAAGCGAAATAAACGActgagtagcaccagtatcaataatagcaattagcTCAACattattaataaaacaagtaccttgAATCAAGTTGTTCTTCTTGGAATCCTCTGATCCACTCAAAGCACACACCCTTCCATTAGTTTGAGCAGTATCTTCTTTCTTTGGCTTCTGACACTGGGTACTGATATGACCCTgttcaccacagttgaagcaaGTTGGACCATCATTCTTGCATTCAGAAGCACGATAACCTGTCTTACCACATTTATAACATCTCAGCACTTTGTTCTCACATTCATTAGAGCGGTGACCTGACTCGCCACATCTATAGCACCTAACCGAAGCGAGAGCTCCTCCTCCACTTGGCTTCTTCTCATCAGAAACTTTCTGCTTCCTTCTACCGACCGGGTTAGCATAAGGCTTTCCACGATCCTGATTCTTCCCCTTCCTCTCGCTCAAACTCTTATAGTAAGTCGAATGAGCTTTGTTGTCCTCTTCAAAAATCCTACAATTGTTCACAAACTCATGAAACCGCCGGATCTGCTGATATCCTACATCTCATTTGGTTTCAGGATGCAGCCCGTTCTCAAACTTGACGCACTTGGAAAATTCAGTAGTCTCAACACTGTAGTGCGGGTAATACTTTACCAGTTCTATGAACTTGGCAGCTTACTCAGCAACAGTCGAGTTCTCTTATTTCAGCCCAAGGAACTTAATCTCTTTCTTACCCCGAACATCCTCTAGAAAATACTTCCTCAGAAACTCCCTATTGGAAAAAAAACCAAGTGATGACTTCACCTGCAGCCTCCAATCTCTGGCGAATGCTAAGCCACCAGTCCTCAACTTCCTCAactaacatatgagtaccataccgtACTTTCTGCGCCGCAGAGCAATCCAACAACcggaaaatcctctcaatctctttGAGCCAAGCCTATGCACCATCAAGATCATGCTTGTCCTTGAAGGTAGGCGGGTTCTCCCTCTGAAACGTGCTCAAGTTACAGTTTTCCTCATTCCCTATAGCGTTACGTTGATTTTGCATAGCCTAAGTCATAGCCTCCAAGGCAGCAGCAATTGCAGCATCATTTCTTCCAGCCATAATTCTGCTTACACCACAACAAGCAATAAGGTTAGAATGGAACTGATAGTACTCGACTGTCACACAATTAGACTCGATAACCTGGccagacggaccgacctgctctgataccactaatgtaacaccttcTAAAACCCCACGAATTTTCacgaataatttaaatatattaaataaacgtAAAACAATTCCAAGGATGTCACATCTTCATAA belongs to Vicia villosa cultivar HV-30 ecotype Madison, WI unplaced genomic scaffold, Vvil1.0 ctg.000487F_1_1, whole genome shotgun sequence and includes:
- the LOC131628878 gene encoding E3 ubiquitin-protein ligase BIG BROTHER-like, with amino-acid sequence MSWNPHMEVHYNNISYPYNTAGSFIEYFEGLTYEHVNFIFSGASHAQESPYPSNSNFYKFGLSEPENNSYYRYNHGYEINHHEPLVDEYRRPSENSSTISEQSLAVSTEWGDDGNTEVQDNSIECPRRHHSNSNDSQVIWQDNIDPDNMTYEELLELGEAVGTQSRGLTQEQISLLPVSKFKCGFFLRKKSRDERCVICQMEYKRGNKRITLPCKHVYHATCGNKWLSINKACPICYTEVFADKSKQK
- the LOC131628869 gene encoding uncharacterized protein LOC131628869, with the translated sequence MLVEEVEDWWLSIRQRLEAAGYQQIRRFHEFVNNCRIFEEDNKAHSTYYKSLSERKGKNQDRGKPYANPVGRRKQKVSDEKKPSGGGALASVRCYRCGESGHRSNECENKVLRCYKCGKTGYRASECKNDGPTCFNCGEQGHISTQCQKPKKEDTAQTNGRVCALSGSEDSKKNNLIQGTCFINNVELIAIIDTGATQSFISLECATKLELNLSDMNGRMVIDTPTSDSVTTTCTLLSLFVDEFLFSYFLYLIQMIS